The genomic interval CTTGGGGGCGGAGAAAGATACCTTGACGGGGGAGGGAGAGCCAGATTAGGGTGGCGGAGAAGGTGCCGATAGTTGCTATGCTGTCGAGGTCGTTGATGGGGATGCCGTGGTCTGATATGGAATAGTAGGATGGTTTTTCTTTGGCTAGGGCTAGAATGCGGCGGCGGACGGCGGCGTGGAGCAGACGGACTTTTATGGAGGATATATGGCCTATGCCGCCGGGTTTGATTGCTTCAAGAGATTGGGTCACTTGAAGGAGAAGCTGGGTTGTTTCGaacattcttcttctggctGACTATTGCTGGATTAGATGAGAGGGTAAGAAAAGGGTAAATATAGTGGATATAAGTCATTGGGAAGCGAAGTGAAAAGTATGCCTTTGAAAGTACTTTCATTAGTAGCATTCTCCCCTCCAAAAATCTAGTAGGATTTTGAAAGTTCAAGCTGTGCAATTTACTTCACTATATCGCATTTACCTTTGTAGAAAAGCCTCCAGTCCTAGCTAGGACTTCTGTAACTCTAGCTGCGCCCATGCCGCCCAGTAAAGACTGATATGCCAACTGTGGAATATTGAATCAGTATCTGAATTATATTGATGGGTCCAGGTAACATACTCCAGTCAATACAGCCCCTCCATATCTGTAAAACACCTCTTGACCTCTTTCGATTTGTGCCCAATCCTAAATCTAGTTTGAGCAAAATCACCAGTATCAAGGCCACTAAACCACTCACAACCCAATCCGGTATTGTATTAACTTCATTCCATAGTTCGCCCAGTTTTCCATCCTCAGAAGCATGTTCTTTCAGCAAGACATACAAATCCCTCTTGGGTTTTTCCTCgccttcctttccctttgGAATCGTGCTTTGGTTCCTGGGAAGTTCTCCAGATGTGGGTGGCGATATATTGTCCAAACGATTTAAGCATTCTTCAGCCAGAACATCATATGAAGACTTCATGGGATGCATCTGCTCTTTTGTAAAATGATCAGGAGTCCATTGGAAGGTATGTCCCCAGGCGTGGCGAGTGTTTTCATCATTTCGACGAAAAGGATTGGGGATAGCCATGCAGGCAGTGACACaggaaagaatgaagagaCCAGAAATTTATCAAACAACAACGGGAAATAAAACTAAGCTATTCTTCAAGAAAAACTAAAACTTGTGAAGAAGTAGGAAAGCCTTTTGGATTtaccaaaagcaaaaatccAAATTGGATCCAAATTCGCCTCGCTACAATTCATTCACCTACGGATAAAGACGACATCATAGATATTCTAACAAGTACGCTATTTCCGTATCTAGAAGGTCAATGTAGCGTAGTCTGAGCAGCAGGAAACCGTCTCTTGACTTGTGAATATAGCACAAGATGAGACAAAGCATATATCGGACGGATGCTGATGGATTGCGTATTGCTGGTCAAGATGTATCAAGATTCGTCGACAATTAGTTCTGACGCAAATCAATGAGCAGACTCACTTGAGAGGATGAAAGAAGTGAATGCGCGGATAccgttgatgttgatgttcGGATCAAGTGATGGCTGGACTGGCACGACTGGATTGATCGACTCGGATAAGCACCTCGATAAGAAATCCCAGTCAAATTCCTAGGcgaagattttcttttccatcaatcCCAATGTTTCCTACTGTCTGTCTATAAACTCATCATTTTCCATCGACGAGTGTGAATAGCCATGTCTTGCTCTTGTACAACAAAAACTCTTCGATTGTTTATTCGCCATGTAGCCCAACTTGATCTGGCTGCATCAAGCACCTCCACGCATCATCGTCCGAAAAGTCTCAACATTCGAAGGTTCAATGCCCCCTCAGTCTcatatccatctcctccataCTCGAGAGCATACTCATTGGCATATTCACCTCAACTTGTCAGAAGCAGTGATGAAGACGCCCCCATCAAAGACCAGGAAGAAGTTTCATCTGCGACGGAAGGACGCAAAGACACTACACATGAcgaaattgattatttagaTGACTTATTCATGGAAATTACACCAGAGTCGATAGATGCCCTTGCTGCGGAGACTCGATCTGAGTTGGCAGATTTTCAATCACGAGAACCAGAGGAATCGATTCAATCAACAGAGACAATGGAGGGGTTGTGGATCCAGAGAGAGCCGATAGACATATTTTCAAAACCGTTGAAGAAGGCAAGGTGGATTACGGACGAGGAAAAAATCAGGTTTAGAAGCATCAAAATCGACAACGCAGTATCACATTCTCCACAGGCCAGCACATCGGATAAAAACATGGTAGATGATGGTTGGGTACCCCCGAAGCGGAAAAATTGGATGGAACAAAAAGCAGCATTGAAGGAAAAATTCCCTGAAGGTTGGAAGCCGATGAAGAGATTGTCGCCAGAAGCGCAGGCAGGGATTCGAGCATTGCATGCTCAATACCCCGAGCAATATTCAACGGCTGCACTGGCCGATCATTTTCAGGTATCTGCAGAAGCAATCCGGAGAATACTGAGAAGTACATGGGTACCGAAGCCAGAAGAGGAAGCCGACCGGGAGAGGAGATGGTTTCAGAGAGGGAAGAACATATGGGGTAAATATGCTGAATTGGGAGTAAAACCACCCCGGAagtggagagaggaggggatAGGTAGGGGTAAACCGGAGTGGATGAAGAAAGCAGCTCCTGTCCTTACAACTAGTCGACCTGGGAACTCGCAACCTCGAAGGCCAGCGACTATCAGTCTCGATGACGAAATGGAGGACAGGATCCTTTGAGCATTAATTGTTCTCAAATGTGTATAATGACAATGTAGGAATATGAACAAACCCACTTGTAGGAACGGGGCCATATATTGATCGACAACTTTTAATTGTCCTGCTACCATTCTATTGATGTTCCATTCGACATATATCGACTAATATTACTCAATCTTAAAGGCCACGGGCGTCTTTGGGAGACATTGTCCGATGGAATGGCCGTTCCACTGGTGTTCCTTCTTATCAGATATGCTCACGACTCCCTCCTGTCTGCCACGCGGAGATCATCTGTGTGACATGTAAGTGCAA from Botrytis cinerea B05.10 chromosome 9, complete sequence carries:
- the Bcrrg9 gene encoding Bcrrg9, giving the protein MSCSCTTKTLRLFIRHVAQLDLAASSTSTHHRPKSLNIRRFNAPSVSYPSPPYSRAYSLAYSPQLVRSSDEDAPIKDQEEVSSATEGRKDTTHDEIDYLDDLFMEITPESIDALAAETRSELADFQSREPEESIQSTETMEGLWIQREPIDIFSKPLKKARWITDEEKIRFRSIKIDNAVSHSPQASTSDKNMVDDGWVPPKRKNWMEQKAALKEKFPEGWKPMKRLSPEAQAGIRALHAQYPEQYSTAALADHFQVSAEAIRRILRSTWVPKPEEEADRERRWFQRGKNIWGKYAELGVKPPRKWREEGIGRGKPEWMKKAAPVLTTSRPGNSQPRRPATISLDDEMEDRIL